A genomic segment from Glycine soja cultivar W05 chromosome 18, ASM419377v2, whole genome shotgun sequence encodes:
- the LOC114395681 gene encoding laccase-17-like, whose translation MGVSLFQIPLFLLSLIIFGIFEHALAGTTRHYHFEIRHQNVTRLCHTKSMVTVNGQFPGPRIVAREGDRLLIKVTNHVSNNITIHWHGIRQLQSGWADGPAYVTQCPIQRGQSYVYNYTIVGQRGTLWWHAHISWLRSTLYGPLIILPKLNAQYPFAKPHKEVPIVFGEWWNADPEAVITQALQTGGGPNVSDAYTINGLPGPLYNCSDKDTFKLKVKPGKIYLLRLINAALNDELFFSIANHTLTVVEADAVYVKPFATNTILITPGQTTNVLLKTKSHYPNATFLMTARPYATGLGTFDNTTVAGILQYKTPPNTHHSAASLKNLPLLKPILPALNDTSFATKFNNKLRSLASAQFPANVPQKVDTHFFFTVGLGTTPCPQNQTCQGPTNATKFAASVNNVSFIQPTTALLQTHFFGQSNGVYTADFPAKPLIPFNYTGTPPNNTMVSNGTKVVVLPFNTSVELVMQDTSILGAESHPLHLHGFNFFAVGQGFGNFDPNKDPANFNLLDPIERNTVGVPSGGWVAIRFLADNPGVWFMHCHLEVHTSWGLKMAWVVLDGKLPNQKLFPPPADLPKC comes from the exons ATGGGTGTTTCCCTTTTTCAGATCCCATTATTCCTTTTGTCATTAATCATTTTTGGCATATTTGAGCATGCTCTGGCGGGTACTACTAGACACTACCATTTTGAA ATAAGGCACCAAAATGTGACACGACTGTGCCACACAAAGAGCATGGTGACAGTGAATGGTCAGTTTCCAGGACCTCGCATTGTAGCCAGAGAGGGAGACCGTCTTCTTATCAAAGTGACTAACCATGTTTCGAACAATATCACCATTCACTG GCATGGAATTAGACAACTTCAATCAGGGTGGGCTGATGGGCCAGCATATGTGACTCAATGCCCCATTCAAAGAGGCCAAAGTTATGTCTACAATTACACCATTGTTGGGCAGAGAGGCACTCTCTGGTGGCATGCTCACATTTCATGGTTAAGATCAACTTTATATGGTCCTCTCATCATTCTTCCCAAGCTCAATGCTCAATATCCTTTTGCCAAACCCCACAAGGAAGTTCCTATCGTATTTG gagAATGGTGGAATGCAGATCCTGAGGCAGTCATAACCCAAGCCCTTCAAACCGGTGGAGGACCAAATGTATCCGATGCTTACACAATTAATGGACTTCCAGGGCCATTGTATAACTGCTCTGACAAAG ATACATTCAAGCTGAAGGTGAAGCCAGGGAAGATTTACCTTCTACGTTTGATCAATGCCGCACTGAATGACGAGCTATTCTTCAGCATTGCGAACCACACCCTCACAGTAGTTGAAGCAGATGCAGTTTACGTAAAACCATTTGCAACCAACACCATCCTTATTACCCCTGGCCAAACCACTAATGTTCTTCTCAAAACCAAATCTCATTACCCCAACGCCACATTCCTCATGACTGCTAGACCATATGCTACTGGCCTTGGCACTTTTGACAACACAACTGTGGCTGGCATACTGCAATATAAAACCCCACCAAATACTCATCATTCAGCTGCTTCACTGAAAAATCTTCCACTCCTCAAACCTATTCTCCCTGCACTCAATGACACTTCTTTTGCCacaaaattcaacaacaaaCTCCGCAGCTTAGCAAGTGCTCAGTTTCCAGCCAATGTACCCCAGAAAGTTGATACGCACTTTTTCTTCACAGTGGGCCTTGGCACAACTCCCTGCCCACAAAACCAAACTTGTCAAGGACCCACCAATGCAACAAAATTTGCAGCATCAGTGAACAATGTCTCTTTTATACAACCAACCACTGCACTTCTTCAAACCCACTTCTTTGGACAATCCAATGGAGTTTACACAGCTGACTTCCCAGCCAAACCATTGATTCCATTCAACTATACTGGCACTCCACCAAACAACACCATGGTGAGCAATGGGACAAAGGTTGTGGTTCTTCCCTTCAACACAAGTGTAGAGCTAGTGATGCAGGACACCAGCATTCTTGGTGCTGAAAGTCACCCTCTCCATTTGCATGGCTTTAACTTCTTTGCTGTTGGTCAAGGTTTTGGTAACTTTGATCCAAATAAGGACCCTGCAAACTTCAATCTTCTTGACCCAATTGAGAGAAACACAGTGGGAGTCCCATCTGGTGGATGGGTTGCTATCAGATTCCTAGCAGATAATCCAG GGGTATGGTTCATGCATTGTCACTTGGAAGTGCACACAAGCTGGGGTCTTAAGATGGCATGGGTTGTGTTGGATGGAAAACTCCCAAATCAGAAGCTGTTTCCACCGCCAGCTGATCTTCCCAAGTGTTAA